The segment CGAAAATAAAGTAGCAACCTTAAGAGCTTTACATTCTAAACTTTTTACTCGTGAAAACCACTCCGCGATTGCATAATTAAGGGTTAACTGTTTTGTTTGTTTGTTTTGAACCACCTTCTGCCTTCCATGGGAGGTGGTTTTTTATTATACCTCCCTGGACGTTTTTTCCTTTTGATTTTTGAGTTCAATATATTTGGATAGAAAGTAAGTGCTTCGGGAATAGTGATGTTTGAGCAATAAACCAGTAAAATTCTGGAGACGGTGGTGTTCTAAATTTTTTTCCAGATTTTCTAAGACTTCAAAAAATGTTTCCTGAAATACGGATCTATTAAACCTGGAATTTATAATTCTGTAGCCGTTTTTTACTGCAACAGTCCAGTCTTTTTGTGAACGATATAAATTGACTGCAGCTTCTGCAAAATCCTGGGCTGTGGTTGCTATACTGCCATTCCAGGGAAGGTTGGCATTAATACCTTCGGCACCTACAGGAGTTGTAACAGTTGGTGTTCCATTTTGCATGGCTTCAATAAGTTTCCCTTTAAGTCCGGCTCCAAATCGCAGGGCAGCAAGACTCACCCGGGCAGATCTCACAGCTTCGGCAGCATCTTCTATTCGGCCCTTAATCAAGAAATTATTTTTGGGATCGTTAAGAGAATTAATTTTTGCTGTTGGGTAGGCTCCAAAAATCAACAATTTTGCATCGGGTATTTCCATATGGATAAGCGGCCAAATATCATTTTTTAAAAATTGAACAGCATCTACATTGGGAGCGTGTTTAAAATTTCCTATGCTTATGAAATTTTTTCGGCTATCGAAATCCGGGGATTCTTTTTCCTGTTCTGAAGTTATTGGATCCAGTAGAAAGGGCAGGTAAAATAAAAGATTTTCAGGAATGAAAAATTCGTTTTTCAGCATTTCCATCTCCTTTTCTGAAATTATTAAGCTGAGGTCACATCTGTAAATACTGGAAATTTCCCGTTTTGCAAGATCAGAATTCTTTAAAAATGATCTTTCCAGTGCAGGTTCTTTATATTTTTTTTCTCTGTAATTCCTGAGAAAATGGAGATCTTCAGTATCTAATACGGTAATGGCTTGAGGGCAATGAGCGGTGACTCTCCAGCCAAATTGTTCTTCCATCATAAACCTGTCGTAAATGACGATCGATGGATCCAGCTCTTTTATAAATGAATCAAAACTTGGGTTGTTTAATTCTATTTGTTTTGTCTGGATCCCCAGTTTCTCCAGGTTTTCACAAAATGGTGTGACGATAGCTGTTGTGGCAAAAGTAAGGGAATAGTCAGGGGTTGGAAATAACCTAAGCAACTGCATCATTCGTGTCCCGGCAGCCGAGGAAGATGGTTCCGGCCAAACGTAACCAATAATTAATACCTGCTTCATAATTAATTCAAAAGTAAAGGAAATAAACAGATATTAATTACATCCGGGGATGCTCGAGATTAAACTTTGTATTTCTCGTGCCTCTCCAATAGAACTTTATAATTCATTTCTTTCCTGTTCTTAAGAACCGTTTTTCCAAACCAGGTATGATATTTTTGATTTTTAAGAAAATCAACATTTAGGGCATACCACTCTTCATCGGTATAAAATCTATTGAAAAAATTCTCCCATTCCACACGTAACCTTTCATTTTTAAAAAGATAACTCTCTATTCCCAGGTGGTAAAGATCTGCATCACAAATTATTTTTTCAGCCTTTGTTTTTGGGTTTTGTGGCATTTTAGTAGCCATGATGCAATTTACTACCACTTTTATTTTTTCTTCAGGATACTTTACTTTTTTAAGATACTCCCGGGCATATATTGCACTTTGCTCCTCATGGTCAATATAAGTCTCTGCCATCCCGGTATCGTGAAACAAAGCAGCAATTAATACAGGATCGAGTTCCGCCCCATATACTTCTTCATATTGAGCAATGGTTTTTGTGTAATTGTAGACATCTTTTGTGTGCTCAACACTGTGAAATGGCAATTCTTTACACCTAGCTATTTTCCAGGAAATCTATACAATAACTGTAGGTCTCTGAGAGCAATCCCGACCTGCTCAAGCCTTTGAAAAAATTAAACGCCATGGTTTAGGACATTAAAAATAATATTGTAAAAAGCCTGGTGAACAGGAATAAAATTTAGGTTAAAGGTTTTGGAAAAGGTATTGTAAAATACCTTGAACTCCGGTTTTAAATTTACAAGTTTTAGATGGATACATCAATTTATTATCTACTTTAACCTTTTATTATATCATCTGTACCTAATCGGTTTTGTTTCAGATTTTTACAAGCATCAAATAATTTATTTCCTCTTTATAAATTATAATTAATTCATAAACCATCTTTAGTTACATTTTACATTTCTTATTTTGGAGAAAACCATTTTTTATGAGTAGGGGATTTGTAAAGGAAGACGATCAGGAAGAAGCACCATTTATTCCTCCAAGAGCTGCTTTACCCGCCGGGGCTATAAATTATGTTACTCCTGTAGGATATCATCAACTTTTAAGGGAAAAGGAACAACTTGAAATACAACTTACCTCCATTAATATAGTTGATGAAAAAGAAAAAAGACACGCAAGGGCGGTGCTTAATGGAAGATTAATGTTATTAATTGAAAGAATAAATTCAGCCCGTATTATAGATCCTGTAGACCAGCCTTTAGACGAAGTTAGGTTTGGCGCAGTAGTAACTTATAAAAACCTTACAGGTGGTAAAATAGGTGAAGTAGAAAGGTATCAAATAGTAGGGGTAGATGAAGCTGATATCAGGCTGAACAAAATCGCTTTTGTAGCCCCACTGGCCAAAATCCTTACCGGAAGAAAAAAAGGAGATATCGTAGATTTCTCCCGCGGCCCCCAACTACAACAATTTGAAATTCAGGATATACATTATGATATTCACCGGGAGCTATAACACGTGTAGCTATTTCATCAGAATATTTAAAACCACCTTACATTATCTTTCTTCTTCACAATCAATCCTATATTTTTTTAGATAATATTTTCAGAAATCTTATCTTGGCAATAGGAACTTTAAATTGGCCTAATGATTTATATTGTCAGTGGTGTATCGGGAGTAGGAAAAACAACAATAGGGATCTTACTTTCTAAAAAATTGAAACTCCCTTTTTATGATGCTGATGATTTTCATCCTGAAGATAACATAACCAAAATGGGTGACGGTATTCCGTTACAGGATGAAGACAGAGAGGGCTGGTTAGAAAATCTTTCTCAGGCAATAAGGAAATGGAACAAAGACGGGGGAGCAGTCCTTGCATGTTCTGCATTAAAAGAGCAATACAGGCGAAAACTCGAAAGTATTCCAAAAAAGGAAATTACCTGGATTTTTCTTCATTCAGAATTTGAGATCATCCTGGAACGGCTTAATTCCAGAAAAGGTCATTATTTTAAACCAGCACTACTCCAGTCTCAATACGCTACACTTGAATTTCCAGGCTATGGAATTCATATTAATGTAAACAAAACAGAGCAAGAGGTACTGGATGAGATTATGGAACATTTAAATAATCCAAAATCTGAAATTGGTCTACTGGGGCTGGGGGTAATGGGTAAAAGTCTTGCTATTAACCTGGCCTCCAATGGGGTAAAAGTTGCCGTTTTTAACCGACATGTAGAGAAGATCGAAGTGGATATTGCCAAAAATTTCGCTTTGGAAAATAAAGAGATCTTTAATTTCCCATGGTTTGACGATCTTGAGAAGTTTATAAATTCTCTCGAGAGACCCCGGAATATTTTTTTTATGGTGAATGCAGGTAAGACTGTAGACATTATTATTGAAAGTCTCTTACCGTTTTTGGAAGAAGGGGATCTAATAATTGATGGGGGAAATTCTCATTATAAAGACACTTTGAGAAGGGAACAATTGCTTAAAGAATCCGGAATATTATTTATGGGTACAGGTGTTTCGGGTGGAGAGGAAGGTGCCAGAAAAGGGCCGTCGATTATGCCCGGAGGTTCTAAACAGGCTTATGAGAGAGTGGGAAGTTTTCTTGAAAAGATTGCAGCAAAAGATAAAGATGGAAATCCCTGTTGTACCTATATAGGTCCTGAAGGTGCAGGACATTTTGTAAAAATGTTGCACAATGGAATTGAATATGCAGAGATGCAATTAATAGCTGAATACTACCACTTCTTTAGATTCGGTTTAAAGTTGCCTCCCGATGAAATTGCCGGAATTTTTACCGACTGGAATAAGGAAATGCAGAGTTATCTTCTCGAGATCTCCATTGATATCCTTAAAAGAAAAGAGAATGATGATTATTTGCTGGACAGGATCCTGGATGCAGCCAAACAAAAAGGAACTGGCGGTTGGTCCACAAATGCTGCTTTGGAATTAGGAGTACCTTTTGACACTATAACGGCCGCTGTTATGGCAAGAATAGTATCAGGTAAAAAAGAGGAGCGGGTACAGGTCTTTGAGAAATATAACTCAACAACAACTAATAATATCTCAGGTGGCAGGGAAATTAGTTCTCAATATTTTTCGGCCTATAAAGCAGGCAGTATAATTAATCATGCTATTGGTTTTAGCTTATTAACAGAAGCTTCGGCTGAGTATAAATGGAATTTAAATTTATCTGAAATTGCCCGTATCTGGACGAATGGCTGTATAATTAGATCGGCTTTTATGGAAGAACTTATTGATATATTTAAAGAAAGACCCGGCGGAAATCTTTTGTTACATCCCGTGATCATAAACAGGATGAAAGATCATCGTAAAGATCTTTTAGCAGTAATAAGTGAGGCCTTAAAGGAAGGTTTTCCTGTACCTGTACTTTCCGCTGCCGGAAATTATTTTCTTGCCTACACTTCAGAACAAACATCGGCAAATATGATACAGGCGCAAAGAGACTATTTTGGTGCTCACACCTATGAACGCAACGATAAGTCCAGGGGAGAATTTTTTCATACGAACTGGAAGCCTGGTAATTAATGGATATTCAATTACTCTCTGCCGTATTTATTGGAATTACACTTTTACTCTTTCTTATTCTTCGCCTCAAGATTCAGGCTTTTTTGGCTCTCCTTATAGTGTGTATTGTGGTTGGAATGATTGCGGGTATGCCCGCAAATGCGATTCTGGAAACGATGAAGGAGGGGATGGGCAGCACCCTGGGATTTGTAGCCACTGTAGTGGGACTTGGAGCTCTCTTTGGAGGTATTCTAGAACAATCTGGAGGGGCCCAACGTCTGGCTTCTTTTATGCTTCAAAAAACAGGTGAAAAAAATGCTCCTGGGCGATGATGATAACGGGATTTGTAGTTGCCATTCCTGTATTTTTTGATGTCGCATTTATTATACTGGTTCCTGTCACTTATGCTTTAAGCAAGAGAACTGGTAAATCATTGCTGTTGTTCGCCATTCCTTTACTTGCAGGTCTTGCGGTTACACACGCTTTTATACCTCCAACTCCTGGCCCTATAGCCGTCGCTGATATTCTAGGTGCAGACCTGGGTTGGGTAATCATTTTTGGTTTTATAGTAGGCCTTCCGGCGGCCCTCATCAGCGGACCGTATTCGCCAAATTTCTTTCAAAGAGAATGGTAATAGAGCCACATGTTTTTGAAGAAAAGAAAGATTATGATGAAAGTAAAGCTCCGTCTCCAGCTCTAATTTTATCCATCATTTTAATCCCAATAGTTTTAATAGTTACAAATACAGTAGTGGGGAGCCCTCTTTTTGCTGATGTATCTCTTGGAAGTGGTTTCCTTTATATGGTGGAATTATTAGGGCATCCTTTCACAGCACTTATAATTGCCAATCTTATAGCCTGGTATTTTCTTGGAGTGAGGCGTGGGATGCAAAAAGAATATTTACTGAAAGTAGCAACAAAATCTTTCCAGGCTGCAGGAATTATTATTCTGCTTACAGGAGCTGGCGGAGCATTTAAACAGATTCTCATAAGCACCGGAGCAGGAGAAATGATAGCGAACGGACTGAATAACAGCTTCTTCAATCCCCTGTTGTTCGGTTTTGTGGTTGCAGCTCTTGTAAGGATCCTTCAAGGATCGTCTACCGTTGCCATGATTACTGCCGCCGGAATAACTGCTCCTGTTCTTGAAGGGGAGAATTTTGGAGTAGAACAAATTTCATTGATTGTTATAGCAATAGCTTCAGGAGCAACAATACTTTCCCACGTTAATGACAGCGGATTTTGGCTCGTGGGACAATACCTGGGATTGTCAGAAAAACAAACTTTCAGGTCCTGGACGATGATGACCACAATCATTGCAGGGGTAGGATTGGGAATGTCTTTGCTTTTGTGGTATTTGATTTAAAATAAGAATAGTTATCTTCGACTTAAATACTTTTACTACTATGAAAAATACATATTCTACAAACCTTAATTTATCGCACGTAGACATTGGCCTTTTTATCTTTAGAATAGGTATTTCTGCTCTTATGCTTACCCACGGCTATCCTAAGTTGCTCCGGTTTTTCGGAAGTGAGGAAATTGCATTTGCCGATCCCCTGGGAATGGGAGAAGTAGCCAGTTTTACCTTTGCAGTTTTTGCAGAATTTATTTGTTCGATCCTTATAATCCTTGGATTTGGAACGCGACTGGCAGCTATTCCCTTAATTGGGACAATGGCGGTAGCAGCTTTAATAGTTCATATGCCAGACGGGTTTGTTAGACAGGAATTGCCATTATTGTATCTGGTGGGATATATTTTGCTTTTCTTTACAGGTGGAGGAAAATATTCTTTGGACTGGTTCCTTCTGAAAAAGAAATAAAAAAGGCTGAACAATTGCCCAGCCTTTAATTTTATTAGTCCTTTTTAGGAACTTCTCTGTCTGGGTTAGGGTGATCAGCATTCTTTTCTTCGTCTGTCCTAACTCCGCGTTGATTGAATTGGTAGTTTTCTTCATCAGGAATTCCCGTGCCCTCATGGGAAGTATCTCTCTCATCACGGCCTGGAATATCGAGATCTTTTGCTGTAAAATCAACTAAGTCTTTCTCTTTCAGCTAAGGATTTATCCTGTCCCTGATTCATACTGCGGCCCTTTTGATGGAGAGCCTGTAGATCATCCTTGTTTATGTTTGGATCGTACGGGAGATCGTTTTTCTCAATATGATTATTCTCTCTTACTGGTTTATTGGATAAGGGTTTGTTTTCTTTCTCGCTCATAATTTTTTCTTTCTTCTAAAGTTAAAAAATACATGAGTCTTTTAAGGAATTGGTGGGTTAAATTCTAGTTAAAGAGCGTCAAAGGTCTGTTCAATGCCTTGTAAAAAATTTCACCAAAGGGAAATAAAAAAGGGTAAAGCCTCAGCTTCACCCTTAATATAATTTTTCTTTTTCTATTCTATTATTGCTCAGATTCAAGCAATGCCAGGAACTTATCCAGGTTTGGAAGAATTACTATTCTCGTCCTTCTGTTCTTAGCCATATTTTCTTTAGAGTCATTCTCTGTTAAAGGAGCATAACTACTTCTACCTTAGCAGCGATAAGTTTCTCAGGAGCAACATCGTATTTATCCTGTAACAATCTCACTATAGAAGTCGCTCTTCTAACACTTAGATCCCAGTTATCCTGTAAATGTGAACCCGGTACAATAGTTTGGGAATCTGTATGTCCTTCCACCATAACTTCCATACTTGGCTCTGAGTTTATAACCTCTGCAAGATTTTTAAGAAGATCGTGAGCTTTGTTACTTACTCTATAACTTCCGCTGTTAAAAAGAAGTTTATCAGACACATTGATCATTACTACTGTTTTATCTACAGTAATATCAATATCTTCACTATTTACATCATCAGTAATAGATTCTTTTAAATTATAAGATACTGCAAGGTTAATAGAATCTTCAAGAGTTTTTGCTTCTGCAAGTTGGGCCTGGTCTACATTTTTAAGAGTCTCACGCATTTTGCGTTTGTTATTGGTAGACATTGCTGTTAAGTCATTCATCTCCAGTCTTTCATCACTTGATTGCTGAAGAGAATTTATTTTTGCATTGTAATCGGCAACTCTTGCTTCAATAGCACTGAGTTTGCTTTCTGCTTCTTGTTTTGCAACAGTCTCTTTTTGAAGATTGCTACGGGTGTTGTTTAATTCACCTTCTAATTCAACATATTTTTTCTTAGATACACATGAGGTTAATATCCCTGCGGACATTATTGCCAGTACTACTGTTTTTTTCATTTTTTTCATTTTTTAATTTGGTCCATATTTGTTTTGGTTGGTCTTAGAACCGTTAACTTAAGTGCGAGTTTTGTGCCATTCCCTTTTAAAGGACCGCTAACACGGTATTTTTGCCCGGGAAGAGAACTACAAATCTCCTCTTTCTGCCTCACAATGTACTATTTAAAGGAAAAAAGGAGCGCTAAAGAATTGCTAATTTTACAATTTGCTGATTTTTCCAAATGTTAATAAAAGCGCAGAACCTGTGGAAAAACCTAGGGAAAGTGTGCATTTTTACCACAGTTTTATGGCTAGCGGCTTTTATCCTTAACCGATTATTCCCTTACATCCGGTGGAAAATTGTCTTTAGTGTTGTAGTTTTGGACCGAAACTAAGGTCTCCGGCATCACCAAGTCCTGGAACAATATAGCCTTTCTCATTGAGGTGTTCATCAATGGCCGCTATCCAAAGATGTGATCGTTCCGGAAGATTATCAGAAACAAATTTTATTCCCGGTTTAGCTCCAATAACTGATACCAAATGAATCTCTTTTGGAGTACCCATGGGTTTAAGAGCTTCAAAAACAGTCACAAAAGAACCATAGGTGGCCAGCATTGGATCTGCAAGAATAAGAATTTTATTCTCGAGGGAAGGAGAAGCGAGATACTCCACCTTAATTTCAAATTCATTATCTGACGTATGATGGCGGTAGGCGGAAATAAAAGTATTTTCTGCCGTATCAAAATACCCTAATATACCATTGTGCAAAGGAAGTCCCGCTCTAAGAATTGAACATATTACTATTTCTTCTGTGGGTATGAATACATCAGCTTTCCCAATAGGTGTTTCTACAGTATCCTTTTTATATTCCAGAGTTTTGCTCAGTTCGTAAGCAAGGATTTCACCAACTCTCTCCACATTGCGACGAAATCGCAACATATCTTTTTGAACATTTATATCTCTTAATTCTGCTATAAATTTTTCAGCAATAGATCTGCTTTGCAGTAGATGGTGTATTTGCATTTTAAATTAAATTCATTTCTATTTAAGCAATAATTTGTTCTCGTTGGAACTTGCTGCGATACTGTACGGGAGAAATTCCGGTAAACCTCTTAAATGTATTTCTAAAAGCCTTAATATCATTATACCCTACATCATACATTACCTCGTTAATATTTTTGGCGCCAGACTCCAGTTCTTTTTTTGCTGCTTCAATCTTGACCCGTTGGATATATTCGGTAATGGTATTAGTTGTTGCTTTTTTAAATCTTCTCTCAAGGCTCCTTCGGCTCAATGCAAATTTACTCGCCAAATCCTCAACATTTATTCTTTCTCTAAAATTGCTTTCAATAAATTCCTGTGCTTTTCCTACAGGAGCATCATCATGTTCTCTTTGTCCTTCAAAGATAATAAATGGCGACTGGCTTGCTTTATTAATATCTATCATAAAAGCTTTAGAAGTTAAAAGAGCAAATTCCCGCCCCACGTATTTCTCAATAATATACAACAGTAGATTAAGGTAGGAATAGGCGCCTCCACTAGTATATATACCAGAATCATCGGTAAGGATCTTGTCATCTACCAGATTTACATCAGGATACATCTTCCGGAAATCGGCAGCATGAATCCAATGGGTTGCACATTGTTTTCCATGTAATAAACCAGTTGATGCCAGAAAAAATGCGCCCACACATAAACTGGCAATTTCAGCTCCTGCCTTATGTTGTTCCAGGATCCAGGGAACAAAATCCTTGTTACCATTATAAGCCTCTAATTGATCGCCATGAATGGCAGGTATAATAATAAGATCGGTTTTGGTAATTTCTGAAGTTAACTTATGGGGATTCACCGTAAATAGGCCACTGGACTGCATGGTTTCCCGGGCTAAGCCTACTAATTCTACTTCAAAATAGGGGTCTCTGCCTGCCTGTATTAAAAAATGGTTTACATAATTAAATACCTGGTGGCTTCCTTCAATGTTTACCAGGCTCGTATGACCTTTAGGAATAAGAATTGAGATATGTTTCATCTTCAGGAATTTTAAAGGTAGTTCTTCCTGCTTCATAGCTACAATAAAGATAATCAATAATTTGTCGCAAACAACCCTTTATGTTGGCGTAATGAACCCCTTCAAATATACGTTTTCCTGTTTATATTTATTTCTTCAATTTAGCCCCTATTAAAACTGTAACCTCAAATCCTATTATAATTAAGGATCGAAAAAAGACAATACTGTATTATTGAAGGACCTTGAACGGGTGGGGGAGGAGATTTTTAATATTGAAGGAACATCAGTGTCTCAAGAGCTATGGAAAAATTGAAGAAAATGGCTGAAGAAAAAAGAAGCGCTAATCCTGATTTAATTTTAACCTGTTATAACAAATCTTATAAATTATGAAAAATTTCGTTTTAATTCTCGCTGTTTTCCTGTTCTTTTCGTCTTATACAGGAGTAACTCAAACTGTCCAGACTTTAAAGACAGAAGAATCGTACAATGATAAAGCAGCTCTTCTTAAATATTATGAAGAGACCGCTAAAGAACTGGAGAATAAAATAAAAGGTCTTTCTGAAGTGCAATTAAAGTTTA is part of the Antarcticibacterium sp. 1MA-6-2 genome and harbors:
- the gndA gene encoding NADP-dependent phosphogluconate dehydrogenase, with the translated sequence MIYIVSGVSGVGKTTIGILLSKKLKLPFYDADDFHPEDNITKMGDGIPLQDEDREGWLENLSQAIRKWNKDGGAVLACSALKEQYRRKLESIPKKEITWIFLHSEFEIILERLNSRKGHYFKPALLQSQYATLEFPGYGIHINVNKTEQEVLDEIMEHLNNPKSEIGLLGLGVMGKSLAINLASNGVKVAVFNRHVEKIEVDIAKNFALENKEIFNFPWFDDLEKFINSLERPRNIFFMVNAGKTVDIIIESLLPFLEEGDLIIDGGNSHYKDTLRREQLLKESGILFMGTGVSGGEEGARKGPSIMPGGSKQAYERVGSFLEKIAAKDKDGNPCCTYIGPEGAGHFVKMLHNGIEYAEMQLIAEYYHFFRFGLKLPPDEIAGIFTDWNKEMQSYLLEISIDILKRKENDDYLLDRILDAAKQKGTGGWSTNAALELGVPFDTITAAVMARIVSGKKEERVQVFEKYNSTTTNNISGGREISSQYFSAYKAGSIINHAIGFSLLTEASAEYKWNLNLSEIARIWTNGCIIRSAFMEELIDIFKERPGGNLLLHPVIINRMKDHRKDLLAVISEALKEGFPVPVLSAAGNYFLAYTSEQTSANMIQAQRDYFGAHTYERNDKSRGEFFHTNWKPGN
- a CDS encoding GreA/GreB family elongation factor; protein product: MSRGFVKEDDQEEAPFIPPRAALPAGAINYVTPVGYHQLLREKEQLEIQLTSINIVDEKEKRHARAVLNGRLMLLIERINSARIIDPVDQPLDEVRFGAVVTYKNLTGGKIGEVERYQIVGVDEADIRLNKIAFVAPLAKILTGRKKGDIVDFSRGPQLQQFEIQDIHYDIHREL
- a CDS encoding HD domain-containing protein, with amino-acid sequence MPFHSVEHTKDVYNYTKTIAQYEEVYGAELDPVLIAALFHDTGMAETYIDHEEQSAIYAREYLKKVKYPEEKIKVVVNCIMATKMPQNPKTKAEKIICDADLYHLGIESYLFKNERLRVEWENFFNRFYTDEEWYALNVDFLKNQKYHTWFGKTVLKNRKEMNYKVLLERHEKYKV
- a CDS encoding glycosyltransferase family 4 protein; protein product: MKQVLIIGYVWPEPSSSAAGTRMMQLLRLFPTPDYSLTFATTAIVTPFCENLEKLGIQTKQIELNNPSFDSFIKELDPSIVIYDRFMMEEQFGWRVTAHCPQAITVLDTEDLHFLRNYREKKYKEPALERSFLKNSDLAKREISSIYRCDLSLIISEKEMEMLKNEFFIPENLLFYLPFLLDPITSEQEKESPDFDSRKNFISIGNFKHAPNVDAVQFLKNDIWPLIHMEIPDAKLLIFGAYPTAKINSLNDPKNNFLIKGRIEDAAEAVRSARVSLAALRFGAGLKGKLIEAMQNGTPTVTTPVGAEGINANLPWNGSIATTAQDFAEAAVNLYRSQKDWTVAVKNGYRIINSRFNRSVFQETFFEVLENLEKNLEHHRLQNFTGLLLKHHYSRSTYFLSKYIELKNQKEKTSREV
- a CDS encoding GlxA family transcriptional regulator: MKHISILIPKGHTSLVNIEGSHQVFNYVNHFLIQAGRDPYFEVELVGLARETMQSSGLFTVNPHKLTSEITKTDLIIIPAIHGDQLEAYNGNKDFVPWILEQHKAGAEIASLCVGAFFLASTGLLHGKQCATHWIHAADFRKMYPDVNLVDDKILTDDSGIYTSGGAYSYLNLLLYIIEKYVGREFALLTSKAFMIDINKASQSPFIIFEGQREHDDAPVGKAQEFIESNFRERINVEDLASKFALSRRSLERRFKKATTNTITEYIQRVKIEAAKKELESGAKNINEVMYDVGYNDIKAFRNTFKRFTGISPVQYRSKFQREQIIA
- a CDS encoding DoxX family protein encodes the protein MKNTYSTNLNLSHVDIGLFIFRIGISALMLTHGYPKLLRFFGSEEIAFADPLGMGEVASFTFAVFAEFICSILIILGFGTRLAAIPLIGTMAVAALIVHMPDGFVRQELPLLYLVGYILLFFTGGGKYSLDWFLLKKK
- the upp gene encoding uracil phosphoribosyltransferase, whose protein sequence is MQIHHLLQSRSIAEKFIAELRDINVQKDMLRFRRNVERVGEILAYELSKTLEYKKDTVETPIGKADVFIPTEEIVICSILRAGLPLHNGILGYFDTAENTFISAYRHHTSDNEFEIKVEYLASPSLENKILILADPMLATYGSFVTVFEALKPMGTPKEIHLVSVIGAKPGIKFVSDNLPERSHLWIAAIDEHLNEKGYIVPGLGDAGDLSFGPKLQH